In Capillimicrobium parvum, a genomic segment contains:
- a CDS encoding M24 family metallopeptidase: MTSGGASTLPAVAPVPSAPRSAQPIVGGGALSPAEQSRRHDLLQGLIADRDLDGLIVVANDYRGHKGTLRWVTDYNLAHRHGFAFVPRGREPELILPQNMQQGFSSQGWETPVRYARRAVQGVVNAIGELPGHERIGIVGLGEIMRVADAELLKRSLPATQFVDVTMDFEQLRAQKSAEELAGVRESTYIVERCFARLLEIARPGITEREIGAEMYRTMYLLGGEDPLFLSMSGVRQADGTVAPAWNPPRDRVLHVGDQFVFSFELIGPLGYWMEFARAVVFGTPTDDQVRLNRAAAEGMRAAAERMVPGATPAAVQRGLLDAVERHDAGSAYWSGHGLGQDVLEEPWIGREVVDADDAVDWTLSERMVLAMHPMVLDRDRRGIAYLSNSYIVTPDGGQAVSQIPLDIHVL; this comes from the coding sequence TTGACCAGCGGAGGTGCGTCGACGCTGCCCGCGGTCGCGCCGGTTCCGTCCGCCCCGCGCTCGGCGCAGCCGATCGTCGGCGGCGGGGCGCTCAGCCCGGCCGAGCAGAGCCGCCGCCACGACCTGCTGCAGGGCCTCATCGCCGACCGCGACCTCGACGGCCTGATCGTCGTGGCCAACGACTACCGCGGCCACAAGGGCACGCTGCGCTGGGTCACCGACTACAACCTCGCCCACCGCCACGGCTTCGCGTTCGTGCCGCGCGGCCGCGAGCCCGAGCTGATCCTGCCGCAGAACATGCAGCAGGGCTTCTCCTCGCAGGGCTGGGAGACGCCCGTGCGCTACGCGCGGCGCGCCGTGCAGGGCGTCGTCAACGCGATCGGCGAGCTGCCGGGCCACGAGCGCATCGGCATCGTGGGCCTCGGCGAGATCATGCGCGTCGCCGACGCCGAGCTGCTCAAGCGCAGCCTGCCCGCCACCCAGTTCGTCGACGTCACGATGGACTTCGAGCAGCTCCGCGCACAGAAGTCCGCCGAGGAGCTCGCCGGCGTGCGCGAGTCGACCTACATCGTCGAGCGCTGCTTCGCGCGCCTGCTGGAGATCGCCCGGCCGGGCATCACCGAGCGCGAGATCGGCGCGGAGATGTACCGGACGATGTACCTGCTCGGCGGCGAGGACCCGCTGTTCCTGAGCATGAGCGGCGTGCGTCAGGCCGACGGCACGGTCGCGCCCGCGTGGAACCCGCCGCGCGACCGCGTCCTGCACGTGGGCGACCAGTTCGTGTTCTCCTTCGAGCTCATCGGGCCGCTCGGCTACTGGATGGAGTTCGCGCGCGCCGTCGTGTTCGGCACGCCGACCGACGACCAGGTGCGCCTGAACCGCGCCGCCGCCGAGGGCATGCGCGCCGCGGCCGAGCGAATGGTGCCCGGCGCGACGCCGGCCGCCGTCCAGCGCGGACTGCTCGACGCCGTGGAGCGCCACGACGCCGGGTCGGCGTACTGGTCCGGCCACGGCCTCGGCCAGGACGTCCTCGAGGAGCCCTGGATCGGGCGCGAGGTCGTCGACGCCGACGACGCGGTCGACTGGACGCTGTCCGAGCGGATGGTGCTCGCCATGCACCCGATGGTCCTCGACCGCGACCGGCGCGGCATCGCGTACCTCTCCAACAGCTACATCGTCACGCCCGACGGCGGGCAGGCCGTCTCCCAGATCCCCCTCGACATCCACGTCCTGTAG
- a CDS encoding hydantoinase B/oxoprolinase family protein codes for MPQAADPILASVLQRRVVAVSREMATVLMRSSRSPIFNEVGDLVTVVFDRAGRTLAQTEFASIIAFGAGPSLAAVIEAFGDDVHDGDVFIHNDVYSGGNQFADVGLYMPVFHDGELVAWTASKGHIVDIGGMTLGGYDPAFREVWQEAFRIPPLRLHDRGVPREDVERLVRANVRLDLTWEDIQSMIGACTIGRRRLLEVYERYGTETIDRHMDVVIEASERQVRAEVERWPDGVYHGESFMQSDGVDPSRRLRVAVEVTIAGSEITFDFSGSDDQTEGFTNMPAASAMGAISIAFLMLLNASGVTVPTNAGLFAPMHTVFREGSLINPRFPAATVFGNQMCDEVVESIMMALAEPLADRVCAGWNQFLPSAISGIDPRTGGVYVDFVLFSRGGSGAIKGTDGYDALGFTGTPGSMKSQDMEIFELSTPHHVDYLELDPDSAGAGQWRGGYGTKTRFRFLGEGVRGSTLGDDSAAEGAVPAQGLFGGRDGGLNTLRLTMPDGTARDWGSKEAVAIPTGAICDSIHGGGAGYGSPLARDPRLVVDEVREGLLSRERAREVYGVAVLDDASGHDELETDRLRAAEGTTA; via the coding sequence ATGCCCCAAGCAGCGGACCCCATCCTCGCGTCGGTCCTCCAGCGCCGCGTCGTCGCCGTTTCGCGCGAGATGGCCACGGTGCTCATGCGCTCGTCGCGCTCGCCGATCTTCAACGAGGTCGGCGACCTCGTGACCGTCGTCTTCGACCGCGCCGGGCGCACGCTGGCGCAGACCGAGTTCGCCTCGATCATCGCCTTCGGCGCCGGGCCGTCGCTGGCCGCGGTCATCGAGGCGTTCGGCGACGACGTCCACGACGGCGACGTCTTCATCCACAACGACGTCTACAGCGGCGGCAACCAGTTCGCCGACGTCGGGCTCTACATGCCGGTCTTCCACGACGGCGAGCTCGTCGCGTGGACCGCCAGCAAGGGCCACATCGTCGACATCGGCGGCATGACGCTCGGCGGCTACGACCCCGCGTTCCGCGAGGTCTGGCAGGAGGCGTTCCGCATCCCGCCGCTGCGCCTGCACGACCGCGGGGTCCCGCGCGAGGACGTCGAGCGCCTCGTGCGCGCGAACGTGCGCCTGGATCTGACGTGGGAGGACATCCAGTCGATGATCGGCGCCTGCACCATCGGGCGCCGCCGGCTGCTGGAGGTCTACGAGCGCTACGGCACCGAGACGATCGACCGCCACATGGACGTCGTCATCGAGGCGTCCGAGCGCCAGGTGCGCGCGGAGGTCGAGCGCTGGCCCGACGGCGTCTACCACGGCGAGAGCTTCATGCAGTCCGACGGCGTGGACCCGTCGCGGCGGCTGCGGGTCGCCGTCGAGGTCACGATCGCCGGCTCGGAGATCACGTTCGACTTCTCCGGAAGCGACGACCAGACCGAGGGCTTCACGAACATGCCGGCGGCGTCGGCGATGGGCGCCATCTCGATCGCGTTCCTCATGCTGCTGAACGCGAGCGGCGTGACGGTCCCGACGAACGCCGGCCTCTTCGCGCCGATGCACACCGTCTTCCGCGAGGGGTCGCTCATCAACCCGCGCTTCCCCGCCGCGACGGTGTTCGGCAACCAGATGTGCGACGAGGTCGTCGAGTCGATCATGATGGCGCTCGCCGAGCCGCTCGCCGACCGCGTCTGCGCCGGGTGGAACCAGTTCCTGCCCTCGGCGATCTCCGGCATCGACCCGCGCACCGGCGGGGTCTACGTCGACTTCGTGCTGTTCTCGCGCGGCGGTTCCGGCGCGATCAAGGGCACCGACGGCTACGACGCGCTCGGGTTCACCGGCACGCCCGGCTCGATGAAGTCGCAGGACATGGAGATCTTCGAGCTCTCCACGCCCCACCACGTCGACTACCTCGAGCTCGATCCGGACTCCGCGGGCGCCGGCCAGTGGCGCGGCGGCTACGGGACGAAGACCCGCTTCCGCTTCCTCGGCGAGGGCGTGCGCGGCTCGACGCTCGGCGACGACAGCGCCGCCGAGGGCGCGGTGCCGGCCCAGGGGCTGTTCGGCGGCCGCGACGGCGGGCTGAACACCCTGCGGCTGACGATGCCCGACGGCACCGCGCGCGACTGGGGCTCCAAGGAGGCGGTGGCGATCCCCACGGGCGCGATCTGCGACTCGATCCACGGCGGCGGCGCCGGCTACGGCAGCCCGCTGGCGCGCGACCCGCGCCTCGTCGTCGACGAGGTCCGCGAGGGGCTGCTGAGCCGCGAGCGGGCGCGCGAGGTGTACGGCGTCGCGGTGCTGGACGACGCCAGCGGACACGACGAGCTCGAGACGGACCGTCTGCGGGCGGCGGAAGGGACGACGGCATGA
- a CDS encoding hydantoinase/oxoprolinase family protein, which produces MSYRLGIDVGGTFTDFLLLGDETQLVHKTSSTPDDPSRGFVRGLEEIAERLGVAFGDFMASIELIVHGTTVSTNAALTGNGALTGALLTEGFRDTLRLRDGTRATPYDNHLTPPRPLAARERTHGVGERIGPEGQVHRALDEDGVRAAAAALRADGVEAVAVSFMHSPQNDAHERRALEILGEELPDVYVTASHELLSQIRYYPRTSTTVLNAYVGPIISRYMAALTERLDGLRFAGVLLIMQSNGGVATPAEVSRRAALSLLSGPAAGPTAGIEHLSRAGIADCLTVDMGGTSFDVAMVKDGRPVTMTDAVVAEWPLALPTIDIHTIGAGGGSIATVDEGGLLHVGPQSAGAEPGPACYGRGGTLPTVTDADLVLGYLSPDNPLAGGMRLDLEAARAAFAPVADALGVSIEEAAAGVYDIVNVNMATGVRDVTVRRGLDPRDFPVVVAGGAGPVHAAAIAAELEVALLCVPRESSIFCAAGMLMCDFQHDEVRALKRPLADVTSDELAAVLDGLAAHGRGTLHGEGVGDDAISFQASLDLRYVGQWHELQVPLDWTPGGAPGLEAMAERFHAVHDRMFGYASPSSAIECLAVRLSAVGATPSPDLSDLDEMAVGREAPSGSRETWSPRRRAMAGTPVYDGHGLRPGFEVSGPAIVELATTTIVVLEGFDLIVDRRGAFLLCAGEHGRALAEPLVPALDSTAS; this is translated from the coding sequence ATGAGCTACCGGCTCGGCATCGACGTCGGCGGGACGTTCACGGACTTCCTGCTGCTGGGCGACGAGACGCAGCTCGTCCACAAGACGAGCTCGACGCCCGACGACCCGTCACGGGGGTTCGTGCGCGGCCTGGAGGAGATCGCGGAGCGCCTCGGCGTCGCCTTCGGCGACTTCATGGCCTCGATCGAGCTGATCGTGCACGGCACGACGGTCTCGACGAACGCCGCCCTGACCGGCAACGGCGCGCTCACGGGCGCGCTGCTCACCGAGGGCTTCCGCGACACGCTGCGCCTGCGCGACGGCACCCGCGCCACGCCGTACGACAACCACCTCACGCCGCCGCGGCCCCTGGCCGCCCGCGAGCGCACCCACGGCGTCGGGGAGCGCATCGGCCCCGAGGGCCAGGTGCACCGGGCGCTCGACGAGGACGGCGTGCGCGCCGCCGCGGCCGCGCTGCGCGCCGACGGCGTCGAGGCGGTCGCCGTCTCGTTCATGCACTCGCCCCAGAACGACGCGCACGAGCGCCGCGCGCTGGAGATCCTCGGCGAGGAGCTGCCCGACGTCTACGTGACGGCGTCGCACGAGCTGCTGTCGCAGATCCGCTACTACCCGCGCACGAGCACGACCGTCCTCAACGCCTACGTCGGGCCGATCATCAGCCGCTACATGGCGGCGCTGACCGAGCGCCTCGACGGCCTGCGCTTCGCCGGCGTGCTGCTGATCATGCAGTCCAACGGCGGCGTCGCCACGCCGGCCGAGGTGTCGCGCCGCGCCGCGCTGTCGCTGCTGTCCGGTCCCGCGGCCGGACCCACCGCGGGCATCGAGCACCTGTCCCGGGCCGGGATCGCCGACTGCCTCACCGTCGACATGGGCGGCACGAGCTTCGACGTCGCGATGGTCAAGGACGGGCGGCCGGTGACGATGACCGACGCGGTCGTCGCCGAGTGGCCGCTCGCGCTGCCGACGATCGACATCCACACCATCGGCGCCGGCGGCGGCTCGATCGCCACCGTCGACGAGGGCGGCCTGCTCCACGTCGGCCCGCAGAGCGCGGGCGCCGAGCCCGGCCCCGCGTGCTACGGGCGGGGCGGCACCCTGCCGACGGTCACCGACGCCGACCTGGTGCTCGGCTACCTCAGCCCGGACAACCCGCTCGCGGGCGGCATGCGGCTCGACCTCGAGGCCGCGCGCGCGGCGTTCGCGCCGGTGGCCGACGCGCTCGGCGTGTCGATCGAGGAGGCCGCGGCCGGCGTCTACGACATCGTCAACGTGAACATGGCGACCGGCGTGCGCGACGTCACCGTGCGCCGCGGGCTGGACCCGCGCGACTTCCCGGTCGTGGTGGCCGGCGGCGCCGGGCCGGTCCACGCGGCGGCGATCGCCGCCGAGCTTGAGGTCGCGCTGCTGTGCGTCCCGCGCGAGTCGTCGATCTTCTGCGCGGCGGGCATGCTCATGTGCGACTTCCAGCACGACGAGGTGCGCGCGCTCAAGCGGCCGCTCGCCGACGTCACGAGCGACGAGCTGGCGGCGGTGCTCGACGGGCTGGCCGCGCACGGCCGCGGCACGCTGCACGGCGAGGGCGTCGGCGACGACGCGATCTCGTTCCAGGCCTCGCTGGACCTGCGCTACGTCGGCCAGTGGCACGAGCTGCAGGTGCCGCTGGACTGGACGCCGGGCGGGGCGCCCGGGCTCGAGGCGATGGCCGAGCGCTTCCACGCGGTCCACGACCGCATGTTCGGCTACGCGTCGCCGAGCTCCGCGATCGAGTGCCTGGCGGTGCGGCTGAGCGCCGTCGGCGCCACGCCGAGCCCCGACCTCAGCGACCTCGACGAGATGGCCGTGGGCCGCGAGGCGCCCAGCGGCAGCCGCGAGACGTGGTCGCCGCGCCGCCGCGCGATGGCCGGCACGCCGGTCTACGACGGCCACGGGCTGCGCCCCGGCTTCGAGGTGTCCGGCCCGGCGATCGTCGAGCTGGCGACGACCACGATCGTCGTGCTCGAGGGCTTCGATCTCATCGTCGACCGGCGCGGCGCCTTCCTGCTGTGCGCCGGCGAACACGGCCGCGCGCTCGCCGAGCCGCTCGTCCCGGCGCTGGACTCGACCGCTTCCTAG
- a CDS encoding ferredoxin → MSDPETLDVIVDMDLCDGHGQCEFAAPAVFQLDDEGELQYEPHPPASERGRVEQAIRLCPVQAIKLGS, encoded by the coding sequence ATGAGCGATCCCGAGACCCTCGACGTCATCGTCGACATGGACCTGTGCGACGGCCACGGTCAGTGTGAGTTCGCCGCGCCCGCCGTCTTCCAGCTGGACGACGAGGGCGAGCTGCAGTACGAGCCGCATCCGCCGGCGTCCGAGCGCGGCCGCGTGGAGCAGGCGATCCGGCTCTGCCCCGTGCAGGCCATCAAGCTCGGCTCGTGA
- a CDS encoding NAD(P)/FAD-dependent oxidoreductase, with translation MKRIVVAGASLAGLRAAEGLRAEGFDGELVIVGDEAHAPYNRPPLSKELLAGDVDRADVELQAVGDLSAEWRLGVAATGLDLAARRVALADGSELAYDGLVIATGAAARPLQAGHHLDGVFLLRTLDDSLRLRAALDEARTLVVVGAGFIGCEVAATARKLGLEVTMVDVAPAPMQPRVGDVVAGWAAGLHADRGVRLVLGTGVAALEGDGRLTAVRLADGTRIEADVAVVGLGSVPNTGWLEGSGVPLGNGVVCEATLAVQGVPSVVAAGDVASWPHAPAGGGLLRVEHWSNAVEQGAWAARTLLHGGEQAGPFQTLPSFWSDQHGVRIQSIGLPGLGDESVVVEGSPEEGAFAILYGRDGRVVGALSAGLPPRRLARLRKAVMGGAGLRETAARATESAAA, from the coding sequence GTGAAGCGGATCGTCGTCGCCGGCGCCTCGCTCGCCGGCCTGCGCGCCGCCGAGGGCCTGCGTGCGGAGGGCTTCGACGGCGAGCTGGTCATCGTCGGCGACGAGGCGCACGCGCCGTACAACCGGCCGCCGCTGTCGAAGGAGCTGCTGGCCGGGGACGTCGACCGCGCCGACGTCGAGCTGCAGGCGGTCGGCGACCTGTCCGCCGAATGGCGGCTGGGCGTCGCGGCGACGGGCCTCGACCTCGCGGCGCGCCGCGTCGCGCTGGCCGACGGCAGCGAGCTCGCCTACGACGGCCTCGTCATCGCGACGGGGGCGGCGGCGCGGCCGCTCCAGGCCGGCCATCACCTCGACGGGGTCTTTCTGCTGCGCACGCTCGACGACAGCCTGCGCCTGCGCGCGGCGCTCGACGAGGCGCGCACGCTCGTCGTGGTCGGCGCCGGGTTCATCGGCTGCGAGGTCGCCGCCACCGCACGCAAGCTCGGGCTCGAGGTGACGATGGTCGACGTCGCGCCCGCACCGATGCAGCCCCGCGTGGGCGACGTCGTCGCCGGCTGGGCCGCGGGCCTGCACGCCGACCGCGGCGTGCGGCTGGTGCTCGGCACGGGCGTCGCCGCACTCGAGGGCGACGGCCGCCTGACGGCCGTGCGCCTCGCCGACGGCACGCGCATCGAGGCCGACGTCGCCGTCGTCGGGCTCGGCAGCGTGCCGAACACCGGCTGGCTGGAGGGCTCGGGCGTCCCGCTCGGCAACGGCGTCGTCTGCGAGGCGACGCTCGCGGTCCAGGGCGTGCCGAGCGTGGTGGCGGCCGGCGACGTGGCGAGCTGGCCGCACGCTCCCGCGGGCGGCGGGCTGCTGCGCGTCGAGCACTGGTCCAACGCCGTCGAGCAGGGCGCGTGGGCCGCGCGCACGCTCCTGCACGGCGGCGAGCAGGCCGGGCCGTTCCAGACGCTGCCGTCGTTCTGGTCCGATCAGCACGGCGTCCGCATCCAGTCGATCGGCCTGCCGGGCCTCGGGGACGAGAGCGTCGTCGTGGAGGGCAGCCCGGAGGAGGGCGCGTTCGCGATCCTCTACGGACGCGACGGCCGCGTCGTCGGCGCGCTCTCGGCGGGACTGCCGCCGCGCCGGCTCGCCCGGCTGCGCAAGGCCGTGATGGGCGGGGCCGGCCTGCGCGAGACGGCCGCCCGGGCGACCGAGTCCGCCGCGGCCTGA
- a CDS encoding aromatic ring-hydroxylating oxygenase subunit alpha, producing the protein MSTTRERATGDLYDQLVLEDRVHRRIYTDQDIFTEEMTKVFGACWVYVGHASELSGANAFMTGTLGGRPIIITRDAGGDIHVLLNRCLHRGATVCRVERGRAKRFVCPYHGWSYANDGSLTGVPWPSGYAPEFDPAKYSLGRARVAVYRDFIFATLHPSPPAIEDHLGAARPLLDYWIDRFPGGKVTARSGAHRMDCQSNWKLVMDNSTDGYHPAFSHRALLQMAQRLGETKDMAYFAESPDDGDMYCRYLGNGHSFIDQRPNYRKPGDYWATQRPTPGREAIEARIRAQYGEEEATRLLDLTVGSQMNLSIFPNLLIIGNQIQSLRPVAVDRTILLWQATTSEELPEELNTLRMRTQEDFPSFGEPDDLANFGECQRGLSIPEVEWVLMNRGYGIEGRQSLDPDGGVTAPTTDETPMRGYIHHWKALMQSDTPVVAEGVA; encoded by the coding sequence ATGTCGACCACGCGAGAGCGCGCCACCGGCGACCTCTACGACCAGCTCGTCCTCGAGGACCGCGTCCACCGCCGGATCTACACCGACCAGGACATCTTCACCGAGGAGATGACGAAGGTCTTCGGCGCGTGCTGGGTCTACGTCGGGCACGCCAGCGAGCTCAGCGGGGCCAACGCGTTCATGACCGGCACGCTGGGCGGCCGGCCGATCATCATCACGCGCGACGCCGGCGGCGACATCCACGTCCTGCTCAACCGCTGCCTGCATCGCGGCGCCACGGTCTGCCGCGTCGAGCGCGGCCGCGCGAAGCGCTTCGTGTGCCCCTACCACGGCTGGTCCTACGCGAACGACGGCAGCCTGACCGGCGTGCCGTGGCCGAGCGGCTACGCCCCGGAGTTCGATCCCGCCAAGTACAGCCTCGGCCGGGCCAGGGTCGCCGTCTACCGCGACTTCATCTTCGCCACGCTGCACCCGTCGCCGCCGGCCATCGAGGACCACCTCGGCGCCGCCCGCCCGCTGCTGGACTACTGGATCGACCGCTTCCCCGGCGGCAAGGTCACCGCCCGCAGCGGCGCGCACCGGATGGACTGCCAGTCGAACTGGAAGCTCGTCATGGACAACTCGACCGACGGCTATCACCCCGCGTTCAGCCACCGGGCGCTGCTGCAGATGGCCCAGCGCCTCGGTGAGACGAAGGACATGGCGTACTTCGCCGAGAGCCCGGACGACGGCGACATGTACTGCCGGTACCTCGGCAACGGGCACTCGTTCATCGACCAGCGCCCGAACTACCGCAAGCCCGGCGACTACTGGGCCACGCAGCGCCCGACGCCGGGCCGCGAGGCGATCGAGGCGCGCATCCGGGCCCAGTACGGCGAGGAGGAGGCCACGCGCCTGCTCGACCTCACCGTCGGCTCGCAGATGAACCTCTCGATCTTCCCGAACCTCCTGATCATCGGAAACCAGATCCAGTCCCTGCGCCCGGTGGCGGTGGACCGGACGATCCTGCTCTGGCAGGCGACGACGTCGGAGGAGCTGCCCGAGGAGCTCAACACCCTGCGCATGCGCACGCAGGAGGACTTCCCGAGCTTCGGCGAGCCCGACGACCTCGCGAACTTCGGCGAGTGCCAGCGGGGGCTGTCGATCCCGGAGGTCGAGTGGGTGCTGATGAACCGCGGCTACGGCATCGAGGGTCGCCAGTCGCTCGACCCGGACGGGGGCGTCACCGCTCCGACCACCGACGAGACGCCGATGCGCGGCTACATCCACCACTGGAAGGCGCTCATGCAGTCCGACACGCCGGTCGTGGCCGAGGGGGTGGCGTGA
- a CDS encoding aromatic-ring-hydroxylating dioxygenase subunit beta, whose translation MAAELNDPSRYSTYVDPEFYAALARHTAELDEPAAPVDAATRDACAALLYREARLLDEGRLEDWLELFVPECLYWMPMTPGGGEPTTEVTLAFDDRRRLEDRIAWLRSAYIWSQIPRSRTRRSITNIEVVQAQAPGELLVRSNFVVHDVRPGYHATFPGWTAHRLRAEGDSWLIAIKQVNLLDSDQAHQNLSIIF comes from the coding sequence ATGGCGGCCGAGCTCAACGACCCCTCGCGCTACTCGACGTACGTCGACCCCGAGTTCTACGCCGCGCTGGCGCGCCACACGGCCGAGCTCGACGAGCCGGCCGCACCGGTCGACGCGGCCACCCGCGATGCCTGCGCCGCGCTGCTGTACCGCGAGGCCCGGCTGCTCGACGAGGGCCGCCTCGAGGACTGGCTCGAGCTCTTCGTGCCCGAGTGCCTGTACTGGATGCCGATGACGCCCGGCGGCGGCGAGCCGACGACGGAGGTCACGCTCGCCTTCGACGACCGCCGGCGGCTCGAGGACCGCATCGCCTGGCTGCGCAGCGCCTACATCTGGAGCCAGATCCCGCGCTCGCGCACGCGCCGCTCGATCACGAACATTGAGGTCGTCCAGGCGCAGGCGCCCGGCGAGCTGCTCGTCCGCTCGAACTTCGTCGTCCACGACGTGCGACCGGGCTATCACGCGACGTTCCCCGGCTGGACCGCCCACCGGCTGCGCGCCGAGGGCGACTCGTGGCTGATCGCGATCAAGCAGGTCAACCTGCTCGACAGCGACCAGGCTCATCAGAACCTGTCGATCATCTTCTGA
- a CDS encoding glutamine synthetase family protein, with product MLTSNALARATNGDAAVGRVGFIRDHGLWSEAQAAGAHELVRRLDGLRTVRVSWADQHGLVRGKTLPVDVFRSVLRNGMRVNTGPVIMDTGSAIAFNPFMPGGGFDSLDMEGCPDVVCVPDPSTFRVLPWADRTGWVLCDMYFQNGTPFPYSSRAILKNAVAELDRRNLDCLIGVELEWTLTKLIDPKLSPSSLGAPGAPGEPPEVEAVTAGYQYQSEVNADLIAPLMDTLLEQLAGAGLPLRSLEDEWGPSQMEFTFDPQSALEAADTVLLFRSAVRQICRRHGYHATFMCRPGLPGFFSSGWHLHQSLVDRVSGVNAFAAMDGEAELTPLGLRYVAGLLEHAREASAFVIPTVNGYKRLQPYSLAPDRCQWGTENRGSMIRVTGGPGDPTTHLENRAGEPAANPYLYIASQVFAGLDGIDRGLDPGRPTDNPYEHDAQTLPKSLAEAVDELDGSELYRRTMGDAFVDYIVGLKRSEVGRFETAVDGLPPEQLAEVTDWEHREYFQTF from the coding sequence ATGCTGACGAGCAACGCTCTCGCCCGCGCCACGAACGGCGACGCCGCGGTGGGCCGGGTCGGGTTCATCCGCGACCACGGGCTGTGGAGCGAGGCGCAGGCCGCCGGCGCCCACGAGCTGGTCCGCCGCCTGGACGGGCTGCGCACCGTCCGCGTCTCCTGGGCCGACCAGCACGGCCTCGTGCGCGGCAAGACCCTGCCGGTCGACGTGTTCCGCAGCGTGCTGCGCAACGGCATGCGCGTCAACACCGGCCCGGTGATCATGGACACCGGCTCGGCGATCGCGTTCAACCCGTTCATGCCCGGCGGCGGGTTCGACAGCCTCGACATGGAGGGCTGCCCGGACGTCGTCTGCGTCCCGGACCCGTCCACGTTCCGCGTCCTGCCCTGGGCCGACCGCACCGGCTGGGTGCTGTGCGACATGTACTTCCAGAACGGCACCCCGTTTCCGTACTCCTCGCGCGCCATCCTCAAGAACGCGGTCGCCGAGCTCGACCGGCGCAACCTCGACTGCCTGATCGGCGTCGAGCTCGAGTGGACGCTGACGAAGCTCATCGACCCGAAGCTCAGCCCCAGCTCGCTCGGCGCCCCCGGCGCCCCCGGCGAGCCGCCCGAGGTCGAGGCCGTCACCGCCGGCTACCAGTACCAGTCCGAGGTCAACGCCGACCTCATCGCGCCGCTCATGGACACCCTGCTCGAGCAGCTCGCCGGTGCCGGCCTGCCGCTGCGCTCGCTCGAGGACGAGTGGGGCCCCTCGCAGATGGAGTTCACGTTCGACCCGCAGAGCGCGCTCGAGGCGGCCGACACCGTGCTGCTGTTCCGCAGCGCGGTCCGGCAGATCTGCCGCCGTCACGGCTACCACGCCACGTTCATGTGCCGTCCGGGCCTGCCGGGCTTCTTCTCGTCGGGCTGGCACCTGCACCAGTCGCTCGTCGACCGCGTCTCCGGCGTCAACGCGTTCGCCGCGATGGACGGCGAGGCGGAGCTCACGCCGCTGGGCCTGCGGTACGTCGCGGGCCTGCTCGAGCACGCCCGCGAGGCCTCCGCGTTCGTCATCCCGACCGTCAACGGCTACAAGCGCCTGCAGCCGTACTCGCTCGCGCCGGACCGCTGCCAGTGGGGCACGGAGAACCGCGGCTCGATGATCCGCGTGACGGGCGGCCCCGGCGACCCGACGACGCACCTCGAGAACCGCGCCGGCGAGCCCGCCGCCAACCCGTACCTCTACATCGCCTCGCAGGTCTTCGCGGGCCTCGACGGCATCGACCGCGGGCTCGACCCGGGCCGGCCGACCGACAACCCGTACGAGCACGACGCGCAGACGCTGCCGAAGTCCCTGGCCGAGGCCGTCGACGAGCTCGACGGCTCGGAGCTGTACCGCCGGACGATGGGCGACGCGTTCGTCGACTACATCGTCGGGCTCAAGCGCTCGGAGGTCGGGCGCTTCGAGACCGCGGTCGACGGCCTCCCGCCGGAGCAGCTCGCCGAGGTGACGGACTGGGAGCACCGTGAGTACTTCCAGACCTTCTGA
- a CDS encoding type 1 glutamine amidotransferase, whose product MCVRHAEFEGAGVFADVAAERGIELREVKTDLGEPVPGVDDVGGVIVQGGPFSVAEAQTVGHLADEMRLLADAAHAGLPVLGICLGAQLLAGGLGADVGPAPREERGMDDVRLTEAGLADPVLGPEGPGLRIFQFHGEAFTLPPGAERLATGDGCPEQAFRIGTRAYGLQFHHELPDPFAAFIPAHVRPTPDERAALNRFGRRIADRFFAVATEETP is encoded by the coding sequence GTGTGCGTCCGTCACGCCGAGTTCGAGGGCGCCGGCGTGTTCGCCGATGTCGCGGCCGAGCGCGGGATCGAGCTGCGCGAGGTCAAGACCGATCTCGGTGAGCCGGTGCCCGGGGTGGACGACGTCGGCGGCGTGATCGTGCAGGGCGGCCCGTTCAGCGTCGCCGAGGCGCAGACCGTCGGGCACCTCGCCGACGAGATGCGCCTGCTGGCCGACGCGGCGCACGCCGGCCTGCCGGTGCTCGGCATCTGCCTCGGCGCCCAGCTGCTGGCCGGCGGGCTCGGCGCGGACGTCGGCCCCGCGCCGCGCGAGGAGCGCGGCATGGACGACGTGCGCCTGACCGAGGCGGGCCTCGCAGACCCGGTCCTCGGGCCCGAGGGCCCCGGGCTGCGCATCTTCCAGTTCCATGGCGAAGCGTTCACGCTTCCGCCGGGCGCGGAGCGCCTCGCGACCGGGGACGGCTGCCCCGAGCAGGCCTTCCGCATCGGCACGCGCGCCTACGGGCTGCAGTTCCACCACGAGCTCCCCGACCCCTTCGCCGCCTTCATCCCCGCGCACGTGCGCCCGACCCCCGACGAGCGAGCCGCGCTCAACCGCTTCGGGCGCCGGATCGCCGACCGATTCTTCGCCGTGGCCACCGAGGAGACCCCATGA